In endosymbiont of unidentified scaly snail isolate Monju, the following are encoded in one genomic region:
- a CDS encoding TRAP transporter large permease, with protein sequence MVGIIMFGVALLLLLLGFPVAFTFGGVALIFGVWAEGWDLFAFMPFRIYNIMQNVVLMAVPLFIFMGLVLQKTQLAEQLLESMGRLFGTVRGGLAVSTILVGALLAASTGVVGASVVAMGVISLPVMLKYGYNKGLACGTICSAGTLGQIIPPSIILIILGDVLGLPVGDLFQAAVVPGLVLVGIYVFYVLSIAWARPAAAPPIPFEDDGSTKTQHYLTALKAILPPLALIIVVLGSIFAGIATPTESSALGSAGAILLAVLYRKFSWRLVFDSALETVKITAMVFAILLGATAFSMTFTYTGGDTIVEEFMLQLPGEKWGFLILSMLIILLLGFFIDFVEISFIVVPILSPIAESLGINMLWFAILIAMNLQTSFLTPPFGFSLFYLKGVAPPSVRTVDIYRGVVPFILIQVGVVISILVYPELYGLG encoded by the coding sequence GTGGTTGGCATCATCATGTTCGGAGTGGCTTTGCTGCTGCTCCTGCTCGGCTTCCCTGTGGCTTTCACTTTCGGCGGTGTCGCCCTGATCTTCGGTGTCTGGGCCGAGGGCTGGGACCTGTTCGCCTTCATGCCCTTCCGCATCTACAACATCATGCAGAACGTGGTGCTGATGGCGGTGCCGCTGTTCATCTTCATGGGCCTGGTGTTGCAGAAGACACAACTGGCCGAGCAGCTTCTCGAATCCATGGGGCGACTGTTCGGTACGGTGCGCGGCGGGCTGGCGGTTTCCACCATCCTGGTCGGCGCCTTGTTGGCCGCCTCTACCGGCGTGGTTGGCGCCAGTGTGGTGGCGATGGGTGTGATTTCGCTGCCAGTGATGCTCAAGTACGGCTACAACAAGGGACTGGCCTGCGGCACCATCTGCAGCGCCGGCACCCTGGGTCAGATCATCCCGCCCTCGATCATCCTCATCATCCTCGGTGACGTACTGGGCCTGCCGGTGGGCGACCTGTTCCAGGCCGCCGTCGTTCCCGGGTTGGTGCTGGTGGGCATCTACGTCTTCTACGTGCTGAGCATCGCCTGGGCACGTCCCGCTGCCGCCCCGCCGATACCCTTCGAGGATGACGGCAGCACAAAGACCCAGCACTACTTGACCGCGCTGAAGGCCATCCTGCCGCCACTGGCGCTGATCATCGTGGTGCTGGGGTCGATCTTCGCCGGCATCGCCACCCCTACCGAGTCTTCGGCACTGGGCAGCGCGGGCGCCATCCTGCTCGCGGTGCTGTACCGCAAGTTCAGCTGGCGCCTGGTGTTCGACAGCGCCCTGGAGACGGTGAAGATCACGGCCATGGTGTTCGCCATCCTGCTCGGCGCCACCGCCTTCTCGATGACCTTCACCTATACCGGCGGTGACACCATCGTCGAGGAATTCATGCTGCAGCTGCCTGGCGAGAAATGGGGCTTCCTCATCCTGTCGATGCTGATCATCCTGCTGCTGGGCTTCTTCATCGACTTCGTCGAGATCTCGTTCATCGTGGTGCCCATCCTCTCTCCCATCGCCGAATCGCTGGGCATCAACATGCTGTGGTTCGCGATCCTCATCGCCATGAACCTGCAGACCTCTTTCCTGACCCCGCCCTTCGGGTTCAGTCTGTTCTATCTCAAGGGTGTGGCGCCGCCCTCGGTGCGCACCGTGGACATCTATCGCGGCGTGGTGCCCTTCATCCTGATCCAGGTGGGCGTGGTCATCTCCATTCTCGTCTATCCGGAGTTGTATGGACTGGGGTGA